Within Dehalococcoidia bacterium, the genomic segment GGGACGTTCCACTAAGCCAGTGCCTGGAATCTCAAGATCTGACTGAATTAAGCTCTGATTCTGTGCTTTATGGATGGCATCTTTAAGCCGAGTTGCAATTGTATCTCTAACTAGCATTCCCTAATGATATCAGTGTGTACCTATTATTAATCTACCCTGCTATCACACCCATTACATTAGTTGTATATCGATCGATAGCTTCATAGTCTAATTCAATGCCTAAGCCAGGCACGTGAGGAACAGTAATATGTCCCCGAACAGGTATCATGGGGTTCAGCAATAGATCACTCTCTAGTCTCGTTCCTGTTCCTAAACTTGCTGCACTTGCCTTCCCCAAAGAGGTGGACAAATGTAGTCCTGCGGCCAATCCAATCCCAGTCTCTAATGAGGAAGCAACAGTAGACCGCAAATTATTCTGTGCGGCATAAAGCATAATTGCCTGCGCATGCCTGATACCTCCAGCCTTCGCAGCCTTGACCACCAAAACGTCAGCTGCACCAGCTGAAACTACCTTCTGTGCATCTGCCAAGGTTCCCACCACTTCATCTGCAGCAATGGGGACTTCTGTTGAATTTCTAATTCTGGCCAAACCACTAAGGTCCTCTGCAATCACAGGCTGTTCAAGAAACTCTAAGCCAAATGGTTGTAATCGCTCGACGGTATAAAGTGCTCGCTCTGTAGTCCATCCCTCATCCGCATCTGCCCTTATCGCAATTTCATCCCCAACAGCAGAACGTATCTGCTTTATTACTTCCACATCCATATCGGGATCCCGGAATCCCAGAGATGCCTTAATGCACTCATACCCTCTTTCTACCGCGTTGCGTGCCTGAATTGCAGCTTCTTCAGGGTTCATAAAATCCAAGAGAGCAACCATCGGAACCCAATCAATTACACCGCCCAATAAGTCAGTAATTGGCCGTCCGGCATTTTTACCCATCGCATCAAATGCGGCTGTTTCAAGCCCAAATCTGAGTGCATCACCAGCATTACTCCGAGGCGCAAGTGCTGCCAAAACATCAAAGGCTATTGCAGGATGTAAACCTAACGCAGAGGGAGCTAATTCATGAAGGATTTCTGCCACTTCTGCAATTCGAGGAGGTCGCCCGGGACCTATGGGAGCAGCTTCTCCAAACCCAACTACCCCGTTATCCATATGCATCCAAATAATAAGGGCATTACGTCCGGCTTTACGAGGGTCGATGGCTAAGTCTAGATCCCGTAAGGGGATACGGACACCTCTCCATTCGAGTTTAACAATGTACATTGGGGCTAATTATGCCTTAATCATTTTAAAATACCATGTCATTAGGCATTTTCCTCAGCTACTGTGTTCATGTAGCGAGATACCGACTCTTTTAATTTCGGAAGTAGTTCAAGCTGTCTACTATTTGAAAATAAATTGCTCGCCTGTTCTTTAGAAGCCGACAGCAACTCCCTATCCTGGAGAGAGGCCATTCTTAAAGTGGGTAGACCAGATTGCCTAGTACCAAAAAAATCTCCTGGCCCACGCAAGCTCAAGTCGGCCTCCGCGATTTCAAATCCATCATTTGTTCTTACAAGAACTTCAAGTCGTTTTCGTGAATCGTCAGATAGTGTTTCAGACAACAGGAAACAATAACTCTGGTGCTCGCCACGACCAACTCGGCCTCTGAGCTGATGTAACTGTGCAAGACCAAATCTGTCTGCACCCAAAATCATCATCACCGTGGCATTAGGGACATCAATCCCGACTTCTATCACTGAAGTTGCGACCAGTATGTCAGTTTTACCATCGCGGAATTCGTCCATGATTTTCTGTTTTTCTACCATACCCATTTGACCATGGAGTAAACCTACCCGGACATCTGCAAGGGTAGTTGTGCATAATCTTTCGTACTCAACAGTGGCAGCTTTTGCCATCACTGCCTCCGACTCCTCAATTAGTGGGCAAACCACAAAGCATTGCCTGCCCAAATCTACCTGCTCGCGTAAAAAATTCTCTGCGTCTTCTGAGCGGCTAGATGGCACTATTCTCGTGCGAATTTGTTTTCGCCCCTTAGGCAATTCTTGCATTGTAGAGACATCTAAATCTCCATATACCGTCGCCGACAATGTCCTTGGGATGGGAGTTGCTGACATTAAAAGTAGATGCGGCATCGTACCTTTGCTTTTTAATGCAGCACGCTGCATCACCCCAAATCTATGCTGCTCATCCACAACCGCGATAGCCAAATTGGGGATCTCTACATCCTTTTGTATTAGGGCATGTGTTCCCACAAGTACATTCAAAATTCCATCAGAAA encodes:
- a CDS encoding mandelate racemase/muconate lactonizing enzyme family protein, which produces MYIVKLEWRGVRIPLRDLDLAIDPRKAGRNALIIWMHMDNGVVGFGEAAPIGPGRPPRIAEVAEILHELAPSALGLHPAIAFDVLAALAPRSNAGDALRFGLETAAFDAMGKNAGRPITDLLGGVIDWVPMVALLDFMNPEEAAIQARNAVERGYECIKASLGFRDPDMDVEVIKQIRSAVGDEIAIRADADEGWTTERALYTVERLQPFGLEFLEQPVIAEDLSGLARIRNSTEVPIAADEVVGTLADAQKVVSAGAADVLVVKAAKAGGIRHAQAIMLYAAQNNLRSTVASSLETGIGLAAGLHLSTSLGKASAASLGTGTRLESDLLLNPMIPVRGHITVPHVPGLGIELDYEAIDRYTTNVMGVIAG